In one window of Helianthus annuus cultivar XRQ/B chromosome 17, HanXRQr2.0-SUNRISE, whole genome shotgun sequence DNA:
- the LOC118489279 gene encoding uncharacterized protein LOC118489279, whose amino-acid sequence MSEISRDTNISSEMDMKIDFFQYYIHGIRELLSRDDFSPSSLTDSRLVKIGSGKFRNSEVEKEDTGCNERNRPIGFSPLFSNAVGNGVSCYRKDRLVTLLRQSVVALNGEVDEVMDPVLSMLRLRRLLAPEKHCASDEDANDKSEFEERERKRLKSNEPLNASSGNLTEEGSLSEKKGVVEFEPDKRKSLRRCNTTGCGKFARKRNFDETKSLCADCSKHGMNESLLGSSSKNDNENGEVDDTLQVLLENRGPKLVEKLENHSAEISAMLERMKEKLEELVDIVVSSCRAMSLVEKHQLSKLVQNLDPYNLDRIVEIIQQGKPPEKQSRDDIIVNLQNEDNSTLWRIYFHVKAVENARKLL is encoded by the exons ATGTCTGAAATTTCAAGGGATACGAATATATCAAGTGAGATGGATATGAAAATTGATTTCTTCCAGTACTACATTCATGGTATAAGGGAATTGTTGTCTAGGGATGATTTCTCCCCATCTTCATTGACGGATTCGCGATTGGTTAAAATAGGAAGTGGGAAATTTCGGAACAGTGAAGTGGAGAAAGAGGATACTGGATGTAACGAGAGAAACCGGCCAATTGGATTTAGTCCTTTGTTTAGTAATGCTGTAGGGAACGGGGTATCATGTTACCGGAAAGATAGGTTGGTGACGTTGCTACGTCAAAGTGTTGTTGCGTTGAACGGGGAAGTTGATGAG GTGATGGATCCTGTACTTTCGATGCTTCGGTTGAGACGTCTTTTGGCACCTGAAAAGCATTGTGCAAGTGATGAGGATGCAAATGACAAGAGTGAGTTTGAGGAACGTGAACGCAAGAGGCTTAAGAGTAATGAACCTTTGAATGCCAGTTCTGGAAATCTCACCGAGGAG GGTTCATTAAGTGAAAAGAAGGGAGTGGTTGAGTTCGAACCAGATAAACGTAAATCGTTAAGAAGGTGTAACACAACGGGGTGTGGGAAGTTTGCCCGAAAACGTAACTTTGATGAAACTAAG TCCTTGTGTGCGGATTGTTCAAAACATGGCATGAATGAGTCGCTTTTGGGATCAAGTTCAAAAAATGATAATGAGAATGGAGAG GTGGATGACACTTTACAAGTCCTTCTGGAAAACAGAGGTCCTAAGCTTGTGGAAAAGTTGGAGAATCATTCGGCTGAAATATCTGCTATG cTTGAACGAATGAAGGAGAAACTTGAAGAACTTGTTGATATTGTTGTTTCTAGTTGCAG GGCAATGTCCCTTGTAGAAAAGCATCAACTAAGTAAACTGGTTCAAAATCTGGATCCTTATAATCTGGACCGCATTGTGGAAATTATACAACAGGGAAAGCCTCCTGAAAAACAATCTAGGGATGATATCATCGTCAATCTGCAAAACGAG GACAACTCAACACTCTGGCGAATATACTTTCATGTTAAAGCAGTTGAAAATGCTAGAAAGCTTTTGTAG